AACTATAAAACTCCTCATCAATAGTGATTTCATAAGCAACCAAGAAAAGGTAGACAATACTACCTCTTTTGGTCTTTTAATAGAAATACTGCTGGCCAAATCTCCAATAAGATTGATCCATTTTTCATTGTCATTATGTTGTCCATCTCGCGCCAAAATCTGCAATTAACATTTCTCAGATTCATATTACCTTCGCCTGttgcaaaataaataacattctAGGAAGATAAGTAGCTGGACTCATATATTCTACCTTTCCCATTTCAAGATCACCAACACAGTCACAAAAAGCCTGAAAAGCGACTAGAAGAGCGCTAAATACACCAAGAAAAGAGGCAAATGTCAAAAGAAAATGGAATTACCATATACAAGTAGCAAATATCATCAATTGTAAAAATACAGAATTCAGGTTACCGTAAAGGTTCCTGTTGACCACAACTAGCTAGACAGTGACAACTTCCCAATTGGAGTATAAGTGCAGCTAGGACAGTAGAATAACTTTGTTCAACTGCTTTTTTCCCTATCTTTCCTCCACCTCTGCAAAAGAAACAAcgaacaaataataaatatacagTAGAACAAGATATACTAGTAGATACGGTTGAATCAGACCTGAAAAAAGCAGTGAGAGCAACAATAGCAGCCTGAAGGACATCATGTTCTATGTGAGAATCACTGGGATTATTAGAATCATCTCCTTTTTCCTGATCACCTTTAGGTAGGGGCATCTCATTAAGGACAGAAATGACATGCTCCAGGAACAGGAATGAAAGTGCTGTGTGTTGAGAAAATGCCTGTGTTTTAAGCAATTTGAGATGCTCAGTCATGTAGACTTAAAAGGTGCAAGTAATTTGAAATGATCTCTTGGATACAGATGAGATAGTtaggagattccaagcaaacagaataaaaaatataaccaaaatcaatGATGCAACACTATACATATTAGCAACagaatctaattttttttttaatatactagCATGAATACaatctataatttatataatcagtttataatatgatttgacATTGCTTGACTTAACAGAAATGCCAAACATTTTAACTAATCAACAAACTCATAGTCTACCATGGAaacaactaaataatattttaaacatcatTACTTGCagatatcaatataatataaaacattGTAAATGTATTCTAGTTTATGGTCATGGCATGGGAGTTTATAAAAGACATTTAGgtagttagaaaaaaaaaagtactaGCTCCAGAatacacttctatatatatTGTAGATTTTTAGCATCTCTTATTCATTTAAACAAAAGAATATAGAACATGGAAACAAATTACTGGTCACTCTATCATCACATTGTGAAGCAATATAAGGGAACTATCTAGTATCATTGCCAGAAGAGCTAGTAAGTTTCATCTTCTGATGATAATGAGATGAAACAAGTATGACTTTTAGATCTGATCATAAAAAGTTAAATGGAGCTCACATAAAAAGCATCCTGTATGGGCCAGCCACCTCGTAAGCGAGATATATCCTTTGAAACTATATCTTTTCCAGCAACAGACAAAACTTCGTTGAATACAATATTAGGACTGGTACTCTCAGCCAAGGCAGAAATCTTTTTGTAGTCAAAGAAcgaaataaaaaaagatgagcggaaaaataaaataaagagttGGATATTAAGGTACAAAGGAACAGATTTAATCAGTACAAGGATACAGCTCCAAGAGTTTCTTGACGCAGATATTTCTCAGTTACATGTACTGTGGCAAACAGTAAAGATTGGGTTGTCCTGTAAAAGAGATGCATTAGGATTTGTCTCAAGAAAATGTTATATGGTATCTTCTGTCATAATAACCTTTCTAACAAGGGGATGAGGCATTATAACACAATCAAGAGATAGGCCGGGGAATATGAAGATTCCAACAAGTGATCATAGATTCGTAGATTGTTATAGAGACAAAGAAACTGAAATTGTAATAACAGTTAGAATAGCCTGGGGGAATTTGGAAGTGTACAACAGAGAAGCCCATTGTCAGTTTCCAAATTCTTCAGCTAAGGGACAAGATAATGAAACAAACATTATCATaaaaaccaacaaaaaaaacaaaatacactTTCTTTTTGGATATATTGATGCATTTTTACTGTAATCTTGTTTTTCGAAGCTTTACCGTTTTCTCATGCTTCTCACATGTATATCTTAAAATCGCAACCTTTGTAATTCTATTAATAATATGCGTTAGTTAAAAAAATGCATAACCAATCCCATGGAAGTACCAAAAGCTTCTCTGATTTTTTTGTGtgattaaaaacaataaaacattAAAGAGAAAGAAGGTAGATATAGAACTAGACAACAAAACTGAATAAAGAACAAAAGTCAAAAGCTAACACACCTTAAAATATcagtttcttttagttcattGCCCCTCTTTGTCACAAATTCGATGACTGCTTGAATAGCTCCTTCAGCTGACTGCTTGACCTTATCACATACTGCTGTTGAACAGCCATGCAGTGCAGCTACAAGCTgcaagtcaaataaaaattggGAGACTGCAGTAGATGTGAACTTCAAGAGTTTTCTATACAGTATACACATATAAGCTCACCTCATCCCTTGATAATAAGATGCATACAGAAGAGACAACCCTGTTAAAAACTTCTGATGGATCTATAGAAGCATCCTGAAGACACATCACAAAGTTGTCAGAACAATTTTTCCTTCAACTAGAAAGGAAGATGGATCAGAAATTTTTAAAACCATGTTCTTACACGTCTCAAGATAGCAATTACATCCTCCAAAGAGGACAAAGCACTATAGGACAATTCAACGTCCACACTATTACTAGAAGAAATGGGCCTTGGTAATGATAGGGATATGCTGAAGAACAGGTCAAGGATCTACAACAAAAATGAGCAAGGATATATCAGGTATTATTCACAATGATACAATAGCACCAAAACTACCATGGGAACTTGCCTGAGCGGAAATTTTTCGAACTTCAGAATTTGTATCAGCACATCTGGGGAGATAAATTACTATCCTGCCCCCCAAGCACAAAGCATCACGAGTCGGCAATACAAATGCAGCTACAATCACAAGGCAAAAACAATGTCAGTATGCAGAAAACATTAATACGAAAAGAGGAAGTTGTAGGAAATGATTACGTGGCATATTGGAGAAATTTCGACTAAAGCTATAGTCAATTGACTTGATATGTGTGCAACTTCCTTGGCAACCAAGAGTACAATATCCATTCGTACATAACATTCGGAATTTTATAAGCATCTCCTGAACTGCACGACAAGCTCTTGTTCTTTGATATTCCACTGCTGAAGAAACATAAACATCAATCTGCTTCAGAATATGCAAAAGTTGTTCTGCTCGACTTCTTCCGTCCTCTCCACTGATGATAAAAAGACCGCTGGTGAAGTTAACTTCTTCGTGATATATGCTCATATGATAAAGTCATCAATAAGCATGATAATCGGCCCATTCGAGAGTAACATTAGAAGTTGTTTTTGTTATGCTTTTCAGTTTGCATTGACATATGTGAGAgctttatataaaatcaaaattcgaagtcaaaagaaaaaagaagagtCTCtgatctttttatttatatttaagttttaaacaTTTGACCCCCATTTGAGAATTAGCTCTCTAATCTTGGGTTCACAAATGAAGACTCCTATGAAAATGACACCAATGAAAAATGAGTTGTAAATGTCTAACAATTGAAAAGATGGAGAGCTATAATTCCTTTGTAAATGAGTACCTGGTGAGAAGAATAGCACATAAAAGTGTAACCAGATTCTCAATAAGAGGATTGACAACTTCTATAGGATCATTTGGCAAGGCAAAAAAACCTAAAGTTGCCTGATAAACACCAAAATACAAATCAGAATCAGTAAAATTATTGAAACTAAAAAGATATTTGACATGTAATGCAAGGAAAACTTGTTGCACCTTTAGAATCCGGTTTCTTGTTTCAACTGTCAGTTTTGGCTCCACAGAAACTAAAGTTGTGCAGGCACTCAGTGCAAGGGCCTGAAAAACATTCACACTCAGAAAAGCAGAAAGATAAGTTCTGCACCCAGTAAAACAGATACAGGAAAGATCAGAAGCATAATATAGAGCAAAGGATACCTGGGTATGCAGAAGTTCATGACTAGAATCAGCAAGGGATTCATCTTCATCTCGGCCCATCAGAGTGAGTATAAAATCAAGTAACTGATCTCTTCTTTTCAGAGGAAAGGTTATACCACTTTCACCAGCACTGATGACAGCATGGCCTgcaaacattattattattatctgttTCATAGGATGGTTCAAATAAATTCCATTTCTCTTAAGCACATATTTCAACTTTGCTTTGTAAGTGACGTTTGGATTTCATGGGAATTTAATATTGGTAATTGTACCATTCCCCAAAGAAACTCAGATGCCAAGCAAAACTCTTGACAGTATTTGAAATGGAAAAGGAAATAAAAGCACTTAAAACTTGGGTTAAAGATGCAAATAAGTACCTGAACTTTGAAAAGCTACAAAATAAcctaaattttgtaaaaatagtaCAACAATATCCCAATGTTAAACAGTCGTCTTTGTGAAGCAATTCCCATTTATAGTTTTCATTGTACCACGGCCATCTCAATTGAAAAGGCACATTAGCAGCTATGATATGTAGAATAAATATTACAAACtcagttataattttatatatctgGGATAGATATAAGCTAACTCAATAATGAAACCTACAAATGAAGGCTGGATTGAAAAGACAACGGTTTAACGTTAAGGGGTATTTGTATCATTTTGATAAAGTTTGGGTCATTTTGTATATTTCTTTTCAGAGTTCATGGGATTATTTACACCTTTAGCCAAAGTTTAGAGCTTCTTTTTGGCCTTAATTCCTATGTTCAATGCTGCAAGTACTTTCAGATGCTAGACAAGGGCATCAAGTCTTTACTAAACAAGGATAATATACATGTTTAGTGGAAATTCTGTAAATCAGAACTGACAAGGGTATCAAGTCTTTACTAAACAAGGATCTGAAATGGAGGCAATTGTTACGAGGGATTAATAGGGTTAGGTTTCCTAACCCTAAAATAAGCTGGCGGGTAGACAAAACCCATGTCAGCAGTTCTATTTTTAATTCTGCacaataaatagttataaataaggCAGTTagccaaaataaataattactaatatgaaaataaataattattaatatggaaataaatgattaattaataatgcaGTAGCCAAAAATATGGGATTGGCTGGGAAATTGATTATGGTAGCTGGTGGGGTATAAAGAAGAGATACTGATCGGAGACTAGACATTTTTTTCCAGAAACCTTCTAAGGTCAACTTCTCTCTatctatcttcttcttccttaatCGTTAATCTCTTACCAACTCACCTAATACTCTCAATTGCAGATTGCAATTGTGAATCTCATTCTCACCCTCCATTCTAATATATTCTCCACTTTAAATCAAGGTATCTCTCACTCTATAACTAGGTTATCAGTTTAAATCTACTTCGAGTTATATCAGCAATATACTGAAACCAGAAGCTAGGTTTGCTTGAGCAGGTTAGGTCAAAGAGCACAAACTAAAAGGATTTTAAAAggatataatatatttctcaGTACTGCAGCAGAAGAAGTCAGAAattagtttgagaaaaaaaaaactattttggGTATAGTACATGAAAATTGACAAGAAAAGGCCACAAAAAAACTTATGATATCAAGATGTCTCCTTCCTAGAGAAATTCTATTATCTCTAAAACTGTTCTTGCAGAATATGATTAAATAATCTTGCCAGTAAGCAAGAAGAACGAACTAGCAACCTGTTGAAGTAATTCTACAGACCTAGCAAATCTATGGCTGTGATAACAGCCTGCTTGGCTGTGGGATGACGCACATGTAGAAGCCTTGAGAGCATATTGGTCCCCTGAAACAGAAAACAGAAGTTGTTAAGATTTTTCACATTTAAGATGAGCTATATAGCAAGAAATCTGATGGCAAGTCATCCAATTGTCAACTATAACACACAAAAAACAGACAAAATTTTATCACTCaagaaatatgattttttattatgtaaagCGATAAGATAATATTCAAGCATTGAGCCAAATAAGCATTGCAGCTGATAGTTTGTCAAAGGACAGCAGTTTATTTGGGCTATTTTCCTAGAAAAAAGGGATTGATTATGAAAATAGAAAATCCCAAAGTGAACTTCTAAATTGCAGAAACCTGAACAGTAAACCACAGAGAAAATGTCAAATCTACTCCTGAATTTGAGAGAGATATTCAAATATACCCTTGAACCTAAAATCGTACAAAAAATACCCTGGGACTTGCATGAGATATTGCTCATATCCTTGGAACTTTGACTAGAAATAAATATACCATTTTTCCACACAAAAATTAAGATGTCCGTCAAACTCTCTCATCATACGTTCTGTGGGATTAAGAACGAGATAGCGATAATTGTGAAAGAATAGGATAGGAATCAAGAGACTTTCCGATAGAACGGGGTGAGAGTGTGAAACGCATGAGACGAGGAGAGAAACAGACTGAACTACTATCTTCTTATTCATCATTATTCAATATTGATTACATTGGCTAATAgttgtttatgtttttcttctctcttccATATGAAATTCTTTAAACGCATCTTgcgttttttttaatgaaaagtttacatttaaaaaaaaatcaatactaACTATCTCTAACCATACACGTGACATATTCCATGTAAGCTCCACGTAGACAACATATCTCCTCTCTCTTCCACATCGTCGTCTCTTAATTTTGTTCTCTCTCTGCTATCTCTATCTCTCATTATGGGAAGCTCAACACCTCTCCCGTCTCTTCATTCAAATACTTGCATCTTTGGAGAGCATCTCACTGTCAGCTACTTCTAATCACTTGCAAATGCACCTAAATAGAACAATTTTGGGTTCTAAAATGTATGTTCAGATTTTAGGCCTTCTTTAACAGAGCCTAAAAAGTTGACTCTATCTAAGTTAATTAGTTATATCAGCATGACATAATaggagtttttattttttattgatcaaGAAGAACATGGATCTCAAATGTGTAAATATGTAGTCACCCCAATTAAGTAATAGCATTTTAAGGACAACAAAAGCCATCAAAATTGCAATATCCAGATAATAAAACCACAATAGTTTTTTCGCCAAAAAAAAAGCCACAATAGTTGTCATGAGTAGCAAGGAAGACAGTAATTTACCACAAGTGCATCAATTCTGGCCTCTATTACAGTTGATGGGGCATATCTTGCTGCATAACCATACATCAAGGCCAATGCAGCATGTATATCGTCAGAGTCATCCATTTTAGATTTGTCAGAGAAAAAGGAGAGTAATCTGTGGCACAATAAAACATGGTTTCCAAACAACGACAGATAAGAAGGCTCTCTTGGTTTTAGTAAAAAatagatgaatatatatatgcttgGATATAAATGTAAGGAGAGACAGACTGCAAGAACCTCTGGAAGATGCTTTGTCCAACATTGTCGAGAATGTCTTTAAGTTTCTCCAAGACCGTATCCAGGTGGGATGCCGCAACCTACAACTCATGAGTTCAAACTGATTATACATGGTTAAAATAGGCAGTGAAGAGGAGAGAAAGGGAGAAGGAGAATACCAGCCCCATGCCTTTTGCTAAACCAAGTCTATTTGCTGGGATAGCAATATTAGCATGTTTATACATCCATTCGATCTTATGATGTACATAGTTTCTGTCATCAACTTTCTGAAGAAGCATGCCAAGACACCTGAAGAGAATGAGGGTAGGACAGGGCATCTAAGTTCTATCAATCTTCAAATATTGGGAGTTAATGGAGTGGAAACATATTATAGAGGATAAACTGTTAGTAGTTTTCAGGTTtcaatacatattatttatgtGAGATACAGAACACAATGCACTCAAAGCATTTCATAATTGCTTAAACACAAAGAAGGATGTTATCATCTAATTCAGGAGTAGTAACCTTCTTGTTGTGTTTTTCATGTTTGTTATATGAGTAATATCCTTTGAGTTCAACCACCAACATGTAAGAGgagaaatttaataaaagaggaAAGGAAAATTGAGCATTAATACCGGTGAAGTAGAGCAGAGTGCTCGTCATCAGacatatacaaattatattgCTGAGCAAAAGAATTTCCCAGAGAAATAACCCAATCACGATCCTCCGTCACATCTAATGACTCCTTTAGAAACTGCCACAAAATAGATATCATTATATCCATGTGCCAAGCCAAAGTGTTACAAAAAAATCATAAGATTAACCAAattgattattctagatttcaGAAATTATGAATCAGTAAAAATAAAGGctttgaaatatattttcaagAGGATAGGGCTTAACAATCTTACATTTATTATCATGTCATCCCAAGTTTCTTGATATGAAGGATCTTGCTTTAGGTCTTCTGTGTCACTTACATAAGCTTTCATTTTGGGAATCTAGatacataaaaaaacatttgattggTGGTGGTGACAAGAAGCTAGGACTTTGTACAGAAGGAGATTTAAGATAACCCCGGGAATAAATAGACATAATTTTCACATAATACAAGAACCATTTTGCAAATTTCAAAACTCAAACCTAATACagatgaaaaagagaaaagaaatgtCCAAGGCAAATGCATTTATGTATATCAATAATGCCTttcaaaatgaagaaaataagatttttttcagGATATATCTAGAACCAGCAAATCAGAAGAAATATTGCAAcgtaaaataataatctataatatGATCCCAGTTCCAGTCCTGATTCGAATTATTAAGCTCTAATctcaattcaaattcaaatatttatcttACCACTCAGACATTATTCAAGCAAAGGGATTAGCAAATAAATCATCATCTAATGTTGGTATGTTATAGACAATATGCCAGTTCAACAGGAAAAACAAGATATAAAGTCACTCAAGAATATTCCTTTGTACCACTTGTCAAATCATTATTTACAGGATGGGTAATTACAAGTTTGCAgcagttattatttttttgaaagcaCAAACAAGCAATATTCCATATAAAACAGCAAGCAGAATCCTTTACCTCATCTTGCCAAAATGAGCTgatattttttggaaagagtgaTCCCAAATGGCATAGCACCTACAGATAAAGAAGAAAGTCGATGGAGACAATATGCTCCGTAACCATATGAAACTGAAAAGTGGAATGTAGTactaaagaataatttataaacgAATATCAACGCACTGTCAAAATGTGAGTAGCCTGCTGCTCCCTGGCAAGAGGATTACACAGCAGCACCAG
This is a stretch of genomic DNA from Impatiens glandulifera chromosome 4, dImpGla2.1, whole genome shotgun sequence. It encodes these proteins:
- the LOC124936884 gene encoding protein SHOOT GRAVITROPISM 6 isoform X2; protein product: MFTPRLKSVLSRVLPVLGNVREVHRPVFANAFKCWCQACWQYGVDFPLLSLLDSDIMSFLNSAFELLLRVWAGSRELKVRTSTVEALGQMVGLITRTQLKLALPRIIPTILELYKKDLESALVATCALHNLLSASLLSESGPPLLDFEDLTVVLSTLLPVVCIQNDGKDCSDFSLGLKTYNEVQHCFLTVGLVYPEDLFVFLLNKCRLKEEPLTFGALCVLKHLLPRLTEAWHNKRPLLIEVVTFLLDEQSLAVRKALSELIVVMASNCYLMGTSGELFVEYLVRHSAMSNEERNDAGNSKQVYKSTGPSYGLSSKRYEVKIGPVNPTELRAICEKGLLLLTITIPETEHVLWPFLLKMIIPRAYTGAIATVCRCIAELYKHKSSYSNVMLSECKTRSDIPRPEELFARLLVLLCNPLAREQQATHILTVLCHLGSLFPKNISSFWQDEIPKMKAYVSDTEDLKQDPSYQETWDDMIINFLKESLDVTEDRDWVISLGNSFAQQYNLYMSDDEHSALLHRCLGMLLQKVDDRNYVHHKIEWMYKHANIAIPANRLGLAKGMGLVAASHLDTVLEKLKDILDNVGQSIFQRLLSFFSDKSKMDDSDDIHAALALMYGYAARYAPSTVIEARIDALVGTNMLSRLLHVRHPTAKQAVITAIDLLGHAVISAGESGITFPLKRRDQLLDFILTLMGRDEDESLADSSHELLHTQALALSACTTLVSVEPKLTVETRNRILKATLGFFALPNDPIEVVNPLIENLVTLLCAILLTSGEDGRSRAEQLLHILKQIDVYVSSAVEYQRTRACRAVQEMLIKFRMLCTNGYCTLGCQGSCTHIKSIDYSFSRNFSNMPPAFVLPTRDALCLGGRIVIYLPRCADTNSEVRKISAQILDLFFSISLSLPRPISSSNSVDVELSYSALSSLEDVIAILRRDASIDPSEVFNRVVSSVCILLSRDELVAALHGCSTAVCDKVKQSAEGAIQAVIEFVTKRGNELKETDILRTTQSLLFATVHVTEKYLRQETLGAISALAESTSPNIVFNEVLSVAGKDIVSKDISRLRGGWPIQDAFYAFSQHTALSFLFLEHVISVLNEMPLPKGDQEKGDDSNNPSDSHIEHDVLQAAIVALTAFFRGGGKIGKKAVEQSYSTVLAALILQLGSCHCLASCGQQEPLRALLVAFQAFCDCVGDLEMGKILARDGQHNDNEKWINLIGDLASSISIKRPKEVPTICVFLSKSLDRPHRFQREAAAAAVSEFVHYSDDFGSLLEEMVETLCRHVSDDSPTVRRLCLRGLVQIPSVHILRYTAEVLGVILALLDDSDESVQLTSVSCLLTVVEFSPNDAVEPILINLSVRLRNLQMCVNAKIRANAFAAFGALSNYAVGAQREAYLEQLHAAFPRLVLHLHEDDLTVRQACRNTLKSIAPIMELEGMVAITNSHRFNSDYRSDYEDFVRDLARQTVQHFASRVDTYMSSIVQAYDAPWPVIQANAIHLSSCILTLSEDQRISITYYAQVFGLLVGKMSVSTDPVVRATCSSALGTLLKTSSSSSQSWRTIPIDRGVRFNKEEQ